The region ctgctatagacgtagactgctggggggttcccatgatgcactgtttctttctctttttgctctgtatgcaccactctgcatttaatcattagtgaacgatctctgctcccctccacagcatgtctttttcctggttctctccctcagccccaaccagtcccagcagaagactgcccctccctgagcctggttctgctggaggtttcttcctgttaaaagggagtttttccttcccactgtagccaagtgcttgctcacagggggtcgttttgaccgttggggttttacataattattgtatggccttgccttacaatataaagcgccttggggcaactgtttgttgtgatttggcgctatataaaaaaattgattgattgaattgattgattgacctcggGAACATTCCAACAAGTTTCGCAGAGAATGACAAAATATTTTTTAGAAACTGAAAGAATGGTTGAGAAATGCCTCATTTCACCTGCACCCGGAACTGTGGCAACACCAACACCAACACTTGTGTGTGAACAGGCTCCCCAGGCTGGAACCAAGGAGAAGACCCTGTGTTGCTGGTTTTGTGCTTCAGGTCCAATCTCTCTTAGTGCCAAGATAGAACGGAAGGGCTACACACCAGGTTAGCCACACCTCCATTTAAATCTTTAGGACTGTAAATTTCAGGAATCTCATCCATCTGACACTCTCTGTCCTCCCCTTCCAAGGTGAGTCCATCCAGATCTTTGCCGAAGTGGAGAACTGTTCGTCCCGTGTTGTGGTGCCCAAGGCTGCGCTCTATCAGACCCAGACCTTCTTTGCGAAGGGCAAGGGCAAGCAGTTCCAGCAGCTGGTGTCCAACGTGCGTGGTGACCCTCTGCCGCAGGGCAAAAGCCAGAGTTGGGAGGGAAAGATGCTCAAGATACCTCCCGTGTCCCCCTCCATCCTGGACTGCCCCATCATCCGAGTGGAATACGACCTCGTGGTGAGTCTGCAAGTGCTTTGATGAAACTCTAAGATAATAAAGTCAATTTATTTTGCTTGGGGcaggattttatttattgttttccccTCAGTGAAAGTAAATGTGATGGAACCGTGATGAAGCTTCAGGCAGCTCTATAATTTATACGGAAATGTTGCATTTGATCATATTTTTTGATCATCTGTGTcaagaaaaaacataattttGCAATGTCCACAAAAGTTTGTTTTAAATATTCCAGTAAACAAAGTTATCACATCACAAATCCCAttttcaaatgaatgaatgaatgaattaaaacaaGAAGGTGCATTCAGTGGATGCAAAATCTGCACATCACGAGTTTGACACATAGTTACGCAAATTAGTCTTGTTTTTCTACGTTTAATCcttattgacttaaactatttGAGTTAAACAGTTTTGACCTCAAGAGTGCTTTTTCAAGGTCAATATGTGACTTCATATGTGCAATTTCTTAAACGAGCTCTTCTAAATGCCCCTATATGTAAGTATTTGGCCCACATTTTGACCTTggactgtgaccttgacttttaaccagtttttctcaaaatcagatccctttttgttttgtttacccTCAGTGATTCCACTAAGTTTGGTCCAAACCACATTAAAACTCTTCTAGTTATTTTGTTCAAAATTGAGGGGACAGAAAATATGCAACACTGTGCGTGTGTGCAAATTATTTGCATGTGTACTGCTCACTACACAACAAAGCAAAACAGCTGCCAGTGAGCTCTCAGTAATAAATGCAACTTTATTTTCATAGGCACAtcggcccataagtatttgggcagcggcactaatttttctttttttttgtacaccaccacagtggagttgaaataaaacagTCAAGATGAGCTTGTTGTATAAATTATTAGCTTTAATTAAGTTGATAAAAATATTGGAAATACATTTTACAAATTATTTCCATTACATACAGCCATAGAAGCCTATAATTCCTTCAGATGTGGgttccttggtggcttccctcactcgtccccTCCTTGCACAAACATTTGagatagatttaccatacagtgccaAACTGCTTGTATTCGTATTCTTGTCTCTTTCTACCAGCTACATTTTAGCATCAAGTATAGGTGAAAGAAATCTCTTTCATGTTAGAGTAATGCTTTGcaacatttcattttttgttctttTCTGTGCAGGTGTATGTGGATGTTCCTGGTGGCTTGAatttgtctctgtcattgccgtTGGTAATAGGGACCATACCTCTCCACGCCTGTGCGACACGGACATCCAGCATTAGCAgtaactgcagcactttgaactGGCTGGGCCTGCAAGACACTCCTGAGGGTACGAAAACACATGCAAAGAggttttttcttaaaaaagaaaaacacatgcaTAGGGGACAAAATGTTCTCTTACTCTCCTCTGCTTCGATTACTCTTGCAGCACCCCCCCAGCTACAGCGCTCTGGCAATATCAGAGTGCGACAGGCAGGACTGCCTGCAGGGCAGCGGGGAGGGGGAGGACCACACATCTCTGCTGACATACATCACAGAGTTCAGATATCTGCCCCCGCCACTCTACTcagaggtacacacacacacacacacacacaatcaccggTAGGTCAGAAAGTCATTTCCCACAGAGGAGGATGGAGGTCATGCGATCAGCGTGTGCGCGGAAACTCAAAACGCAGAATATATGGAAGAATGATCCACAGGTCAATGCTAAGACAACTCAATTTTATTATTAGAAGTTTTTATCATCTTTATGTAGCTTTGTGAGACTGACTTTCCCTGTTATCTCTTTATTGTTTTTTCAAGAAATGGCTTTACGATGTCACAAAGGGCTTTCAAAGTTTGAACTTTAATGTTTCAGGTGGAATATTGAGGAGGAGCTTTAGTTTTAGAAGGTTTAGGTtgaactgcttcacctcagggagctttggtggacaGCCTTTAAATGCTCTTGCGCTGTGCACTTCAGATTGTGCACTGTAGATTGTCAGGGTAGGGCCCTCGCTATTACTGTTGAGTTTCACAGAAATAATATCAACTTTCTTAAGAATGCAGTTACACTGACCGGGACATAAATTATTTAATAATCAATTTCTGTTCCCGTATTGGAACTGCTCGTGtgtgtgcctgtctgtctgtctgtccatatgCACCTCAGTCTCAGGGACCACTGATTGGATTACCATCAGTGTTTGGTATTTATTGATGTTTGGAGTGAACATGTGCCTGATGTccatctttaaaaataaaatttaaaaaatagatCAACAGCACACCACCAACTGTTTAACCACCTGAGCAACCATTCTGTGTGACGTCAGCACTGTTTACTAATGTGCAtcataatataataattatatcAACTTATAttgataaaacattcaaatttCACACCTGCACTTTTGATGTGGACATTTACTGCCCCCTACTGGTTGTTTGGAGATCATGTCATTTGATGGCCCTTACTGATTGGTCGAGGCGCCCACTGCAGGATACACGGGTCTAGTCTGGTTTGcttgttttatattttttatttgttgaaATTACAGAAAACAGCAACATAAAGCAACTAGGTACTTGTATCTGTGGGCAAAAAGACAGTAACAGCTACTGCAATCCGACatgtgaccccaatgaccttgaccttcacccaagtgATTGACGTTGGACTGACCTTGCCATGGGAAATTCTTTACATTGACCTttgcaaaaattattattattattattattattattattattattattattattattattattattattattattattattgcaacttaggggtcaaccttcattgaaATTGGCATGAAAGACAACaattctgacctttgacccccaaTGATTGAGCTTTGGTATATGTGTGTCAACTTTGAGGACATATTGAAAATCAGTCAAACTTACCTTGGAGCTCAAATTTGgagctttgaccccaatgaccttgacctttgccacaaTAAACCCCTTAAGCAggaacctctaatttcctgcttttaaactcagataaaactgaagttattgtacttggccccacaaatcttagaaacatggtgtctaaccagatccttactctggatggcattaccctgacctctagtaatactgtgagaaatcttggagtcatttttgatcaggatatgtcattcaaagcgcatattaaacaaatatgtaggactgcttttttgcatttatgcaatatctctaaaattagaaaggtcttgtctcagagtgatgctgaaaaactaattcatacatttatttcctgtaggctggactattgtcattcattattatcagattgtcctaaaagttccctaaaaagccttcagttaattcaaaatgctgcagctagagtactgacggggactagaaggagagagcatatctcacccatattggcctctcttcattggcttcctgttaattctagaatagaatttaaaattcttcttcttacttataaggttttgaataatcaggtcccatcttatcttagggacctcatagtaccatatcaccccaatagagcgcttcgctctcagactgcagcttacttgtagttcctagggtttgtaagagtagaatgggaggcagagccttcagctttcaggctcctctcctctggaaccagctcccaattcagatcagggagacagacaccctctctacttttaagattaggcttaaaactttcctttttgctaaagcttatagttagggctggatcaggtgaccctgaaccatcccttagttatgctgctatagacttagactgctggggggttcccatgatgcactgagtgtttctttctctttttgctctgtatgcaccactctgcatttaatcattagtgatcgatctctgctcccctccacagcatgtctttttcctggctctctccctcagccccaaccagtcccagcagaagactgcccctccctgagcctggttctgctggaggattcttcctgttaaaagggagtttttccttctcactgtcgccaagtgcttgctcacaggggggtcgttttgaccgttggggtttttacgtaattattgtatggccttgccttacaatataaagcgccttggggcaactgtttgttgtgatttggcgctatataaataaaattgattgattgattgattgattaaagggcAATTCTGGGCAAACATATGTGCACACAGAAAGTTTGTTGGAAACTGGACCGAGCACCTCAGAAGAGTCGtgggacaaacaaacaaacgtttcTCATATCTAGTATGATGTTGTTATTATGTTTTTTTGTGCGTCATACGATTAGGTGTAAGTGGTACTGCACAATATCTTTACTACATTTCCCAGTAAAAACAGCACATTGTAGGACAGCTGTTTATTTACTGTTGCT is a window of Thalassophryne amazonica chromosome 17, fThaAma1.1, whole genome shotgun sequence DNA encoding:
- the LOC117528963 gene encoding arrestin domain-containing protein 3-like, with product MVLGKVRALAVYFDSLNENNLPVFSGGDLMSGRVVVEVTGDVRVKSLDIHARGVAKVRWTESRNAGANTAYTQNYTEEVEYLHHYDTLIGEERDEDCPEEGLTVLHAGLHEFAFSFNLPQMALATSFEGKHGSVRYWVKAELHRPWMLPVKVKKEFIVFEHIDINTPLLLAPQAGTKEKTLCCWFCASGPISLSAKIERKGYTPGESIQIFAEVENCSSRVVVPKAALYQTQTFFAKGKGKQFQQLVSNVRGDPLPQGKSQSWEGKMLKIPPVSPSILDCPIIRVEYDLVVYVDVPGGLNLSLSLPLVIGTIPLHACATRTSSISSNCSTLNWLGLQDTPEAPPQLQRSGNIRVRQAGLPAGQRGGGGPHISADIHHRVQISAPATLLRG